In Methanobrevibacter olleyae, the following are encoded in one genomic region:
- a CDS encoding pyruvate kinase alpha/beta domain-containing protein — MEKSITYFEKPGPINTDAIIGLVKERLRESDIKYVAVASSTGVSALKLNQALKDLDITIVNCSHHAGFKEVNKTRISAETRAQLEDEGIVTFIGSHALSGVGKSISKKFGGITPVEIIASTYRTISQGFKVCAEITIMLADAGLIPVGEEVVAIGGTGSGLDTAVVMTAANMTNAFDMKFHEIIAMPRP, encoded by the coding sequence ATGGAAAAATCAATTACTTATTTTGAAAAACCAGGTCCTATTAATACTGATGCTATTATAGGACTTGTAAAGGAAAGATTGAGAGAATCAGATATTAAATATGTAGCAGTTGCCTCTTCTACTGGTGTGAGTGCTTTAAAACTCAATCAGGCATTAAAAGATTTAGATATAACTATTGTAAACTGTTCTCATCATGCAGGCTTTAAAGAAGTAAATAAAACAAGAATATCAGCTGAAACTAGAGCTCAACTTGAAGATGAAGGAATAGTCACTTTTATAGGGTCTCATGCTTTAAGTGGTGTTGGTAAAAGTATTTCTAAAAAATTTGGAGGGATTACTCCTGTAGAAATCATTGCTTCAACTTATAGAACAATTTCTCAAGGTTTTAAAGTATGTGCTGAGATTACTATTATGCTTGCTGATGCAGGATTAATTCCTGTTGGTGAAGAGGTAGTAGCTATTGGTGGAACTGGTAGTGGATTAGATACTGCTGTTGTTATGACTGCAGCTAATATGACTAATGCCTTTGATATGAAATTCCATGAAATCATAGCTATGCCAAGACCTTAA
- the ftsZ gene encoding cell division protein FtsZ: protein MKFIDEAIKGSEETIENSVPKNSNDNLDEELLKIIEGSRADIIVVGSGGAGNNTISRLNEIGIEGAKTITVNTDAQDLFYSSADKKLLLGRQTCGGLGAGGEPTVGEESAEESEEDIREELEGADMVFVTCGLGGGTGTGSAPIISKVAKKSGALTVAVATMPFSAEGVKRRENAEIGLEKLQENADTVIVIPNDKLLEVAPNLPINKAFMVSDEILGRAVKGITELITKPGLISLDFADISSIMKGSGMAMIGMGESESGDRAIESVHEALSSPLLDIDISNAKGALINISGGSDLTLNEAEKIVQIVGDRLDPEANIIWGAQIDEELQNMIRTTIVVSGVKSQYTIEPENDEFEEIDFNEEFEGTALANNEDAPTDPLDEFLDGIF from the coding sequence GTGAAATTTATAGATGAAGCAATTAAAGGGTCAGAAGAAACTATTGAAAATTCTGTTCCTAAAAATTCAAATGATAATTTAGACGAAGAATTATTAAAAATCATTGAAGGAAGTCGTGCTGACATTATTGTAGTTGGTTCTGGTGGAGCTGGAAATAATACTATTTCAAGATTAAATGAAATTGGTATTGAAGGTGCAAAAACTATTACTGTAAATACTGATGCTCAAGATTTATTCTACAGCAGTGCTGATAAAAAATTACTTTTAGGTAGACAAACTTGTGGTGGTCTCGGTGCTGGTGGAGAACCTACCGTAGGTGAAGAATCTGCTGAAGAAAGTGAAGAAGATATTAGAGAAGAATTAGAAGGAGCTGACATGGTCTTTGTTACCTGCGGTCTTGGTGGTGGAACCGGTACTGGTTCTGCTCCGATAATTTCTAAAGTAGCTAAAAAATCTGGTGCTTTAACTGTTGCTGTAGCTACCATGCCATTCTCTGCTGAAGGTGTAAAAAGAAGAGAAAATGCAGAAATTGGTTTAGAAAAACTTCAAGAAAATGCAGATACTGTAATTGTTATTCCTAATGATAAGTTATTGGAAGTTGCTCCTAACCTTCCTATAAACAAAGCTTTCATGGTTTCAGATGAAATCTTAGGAAGAGCTGTTAAAGGAATCACTGAATTAATTACCAAACCAGGACTTATTAGTTTAGACTTTGCAGATATCAGTTCCATTATGAAAGGTTCTGGTATGGCTATGATTGGTATGGGAGAATCAGAATCTGGTGATAGAGCTATTGAATCTGTACATGAAGCATTAAGCAGTCCTTTATTAGACATTGATATTTCCAATGCTAAAGGTGCTTTAATTAACATTTCAGGTGGTTCTGACTTGACCTTAAATGAAGCTGAAAAAATCGTACAAATTGTCGGTGACAGATTAGATCCAGAAGCTAACATCATTTGGGGAGCTCAAATCGATGAAGAGTTACAAAATATGATAAGAACTACTATCGTTGTTTCTGGTGTAAAGTCTCAATATACTATAGAACCTGAAAATGATGAATTCGAAGAAATCGATTTCAATGAAGAATTTGAAGGTACTGCTTTAGCAAATAATGAAGATGCTCCTACAGACCCTTTAGATGAGTTCTTAGATGGCATATTTTAG
- a CDS encoding protein translocase SEC61 complex subunit gamma produces MNIKETTNDFIKQSKRVLKVAKKPDREEFFDFSKVTAIGIAIIGVIGFVMVLIGQLLGL; encoded by the coding sequence ATGAATATTAAAGAAACTACTAATGATTTTATAAAACAAAGTAAAAGAGTTTTAAAAGTAGCTAAAAAACCAGATCGTGAAGAATTTTTTGATTTTTCTAAAGTTACTGCAATAGGTATTGCTATTATTGGAGTAATTGGCTTTGTCATGGTTTTAATTGGTCAATTATTAGGTTTATAA
- a CDS encoding transcription elongation factor Spt5 → MEDAKNSIFALKTSAGQERNVARLLAMKADKPGVDIKSIVVPESLKGYIIVESATNLDMKNPDMKVRHLRGIVGANKDGTIDPSSQITLEEVKKFLKPQPIISSIQKGSIVELVSGPFKGEKSKVVRLDESREEVVLELIEAAVPIPVTVKADQIRIIKKEAD, encoded by the coding sequence ATGGAAGATGCTAAAAATTCCATATTTGCTCTTAAAACATCAGCAGGTCAAGAAAGAAATGTTGCAAGACTTTTAGCGATGAAAGCGGACAAACCTGGAGTAGATATTAAATCAATCGTTGTGCCGGAATCATTAAAAGGTTATATTATAGTTGAATCTGCAACTAACCTTGATATGAAGAACCCTGATATGAAAGTTCGTCATTTAAGAGGTATTGTAGGTGCAAATAAAGATGGAACTATTGATCCAAGTAGTCAAATAACCTTAGAAGAAGTTAAAAAATTCTTAAAGCCACAACCAATTATATCTTCTATACAAAAAGGAAGTATTGTTGAACTTGTTTCAGGTCCTTTCAAAGGTGAAAAATCTAAAGTTGTTCGTTTAGATGAATCTCGTGAAGAAGTAGTTCTCGAGTTAATTGAAGCAGCAGTTCCAATTCCTGTTACTGTTAAAGCTGATCAAATTAGAATTATTAAAAAGGAGGCTGACTAA
- a CDS encoding 50S ribosomal protein L11: MAKDTVEVLLEGGTATPGPPLGPAIGPFGVNMMQVVEEINKKSADFKGMKVPVIITIDSNTKEFEIEIGTPPTTALIMDELGIEKGAHEPGAEVAADLSVEQAFKIGRMKFDSLLANDYKHATKEVMGTCVSMGITVDGKDPRDAQKAVDAGEYDDILVE, from the coding sequence ATGGCTAAAGATACAGTTGAAGTTCTTCTCGAAGGTGGAACAGCTACTCCTGGACCACCATTAGGTCCTGCAATTGGGCCTTTCGGTGTTAATATGATGCAAGTAGTTGAAGAAATCAATAAAAAAAGTGCTGATTTCAAAGGTATGAAAGTACCTGTAATAATTACTATTGATAGTAATACTAAAGAATTTGAAATTGAAATTGGTACCCCTCCAACAACTGCACTTATTATGGATGAACTTGGAATTGAAAAAGGTGCTCATGAACCTGGTGCTGAAGTTGCAGCTGATTTATCTGTAGAACAAGCATTTAAAATCGGAAGAATGAAATTTGATTCTTTACTTGCAAATGATTACAAACATGCAACTAAGGAAGTAATGGGTACTTGTGTAAGTATGGGAATTACCGTTGATGGTAAAGATCCTAGAGATGCTCAAAAAGCAGTTGATGCTGGAGAGTATGATGATATTTTAGTAGAATAG
- a CDS encoding 50S ribosomal protein L1 — translation MTQEIIDAVKEAKEQAKPRNFTQSIDVIINLKDLDVKKPENRFSEEVALPNGRGKPIKIGVIADGELALGAKNAGVDVVISKEDLQEFGKDRKAAKKVVNSVDSFIAQADIMPLVGRFLGPILGPRNKMPKPVPASARIEPLLERIEATIKVGVKQQPSIQILVGTQDMEDEKLAENIEAVLAVLDRNLEKGRNQIKSMYIKATMGSVVRVI, via the coding sequence ATGACACAAGAAATTATTGATGCGGTGAAGGAGGCAAAAGAACAAGCTAAGCCGAGAAACTTCACTCAATCCATTGATGTTATCATTAACCTCAAGGATTTAGATGTCAAAAAGCCAGAAAACAGATTTAGTGAAGAAGTAGCTCTTCCTAATGGACGTGGTAAGCCGATTAAAATAGGTGTTATCGCTGATGGGGAACTAGCTCTTGGAGCTAAAAATGCTGGTGTCGATGTTGTGATTTCCAAAGAAGATTTACAAGAATTTGGTAAAGACAGAAAAGCTGCTAAAAAGGTAGTAAATTCTGTTGATTCATTTATAGCTCAAGCTGATATTATGCCACTTGTAGGTAGATTCTTAGGTCCTATACTTGGGCCTCGTAATAAAATGCCTAAGCCAGTGCCAGCTAGTGCTAGAATTGAACCATTACTTGAAAGAATAGAAGCTACTATTAAAGTAGGTGTAAAACAACAACCTTCTATCCAAATTTTAGTTGGAACTCAAGACATGGAAGACGAGAAGTTAGCTGAAAACATTGAAGCTGTTCTTGCAGTTTTAGACCGCAATTTAGAAAAAGGAAGAAACCAAATAAAGTCCATGTATATTAAAGCGACTATGGGTTCAGTAGTGAGGGTGATTTAA
- a CDS encoding 50S ribosomal protein L10, protein MAHVAEWKKEEVNELKGLIDSAEVVGIVNLLNIPARQLQEMRKTLAGKATIRLSKINLMKLALKDCDNEKAKITELSDYMEGQPALVCTDMNPFRLYKILEDSKTSAPAKAGSIASDDIVIPAGDTGFPPGPFLGDLQQIGVPAKIDKGKIVVSKDTVVVEAGEEVSKQVASALTRMDIKPMEVGMDLKAVYEDGSIFKADLLAIDEEETLADIQTAFTKAFNLSVYSTFPTSETISTIISTAHTKAYNVAIEAAIPTDKTSDVLIALVNSKMLALASELSSDAIDDEIANKLANATVAEAPVVEEAEEEEEIEEEEEDKGEETAALGLGALFG, encoded by the coding sequence ATGGCTCACGTTGCTGAATGGAAAAAAGAGGAAGTTAATGAACTTAAAGGTTTAATTGATTCTGCAGAAGTTGTAGGTATTGTAAACTTATTAAACATTCCTGCTAGACAATTGCAAGAAATGAGAAAAACTCTTGCAGGTAAGGCAACTATCAGATTATCTAAAATTAACCTTATGAAATTAGCTTTAAAAGATTGTGATAATGAGAAAGCTAAGATAACTGAGCTTTCAGATTATATGGAAGGTCAACCTGCACTTGTTTGCACTGACATGAATCCTTTCAGATTGTATAAAATATTGGAAGATAGTAAAACCTCTGCTCCTGCTAAAGCGGGATCAATTGCTTCTGATGATATTGTTATACCTGCTGGAGATACTGGTTTCCCACCAGGTCCTTTCCTCGGTGACTTACAGCAAATAGGTGTACCTGCTAAAATCGACAAAGGTAAAATTGTAGTTTCTAAAGATACTGTTGTTGTAGAAGCTGGAGAAGAAGTTTCTAAACAAGTAGCTTCTGCTTTAACCAGAATGGATATCAAACCTATGGAAGTAGGTATGGATCTTAAAGCTGTATATGAAGACGGTTCTATATTTAAAGCAGATTTATTAGCTATTGATGAAGAAGAAACTCTTGCAGATATTCAAACTGCATTTACTAAAGCATTTAATTTATCTGTATACAGTACTTTCCCAACTAGCGAAACTATCTCAACTATTATATCTACTGCTCATACTAAAGCATACAATGTTGCTATTGAAGCAGCTATTCCTACTGATAAAACCTCTGATGTATTAATTGCACTTGTAAATTCTAAGATGTTAGCTTTAGCTAGTGAATTATCTTCTGATGCTATTGATGATGAAATTGCTAATAAATTAGCAAATGCCACAGTTGCTGAGGCTCCTGTCGTTGAAGAAGCTGAAGAAGAAGAGGAAATTGAAGAGGAAGAAGAAGATAAAGGTGAAGAAACTGCAGCACTTGGATTAGGTGCCTTATTCGGTTAG
- the rpl12p gene encoding 50S ribosomal protein P1 gives MEYIYAAMILHTTEQDINEENVTKILEAAGADVNESRVKALIAALEDVDIEEAMETTAMAAAPAAAAPADTVATPADSGADEEEEEENEEEAAAAATAGLGALFG, from the coding sequence ATGGAATATATATATGCGGCAATGATTTTGCACACTACAGAACAAGATATTAATGAAGAAAATGTAACTAAAATCTTAGAAGCAGCTGGCGCTGATGTAAATGAATCTAGAGTTAAAGCTTTAATCGCAGCATTAGAAGATGTTGATATTGAAGAAGCTATGGAAACAACTGCTATGGCAGCAGCTCCTGCAGCAGCAGCTCCTGCAGACACTGTAGCAACTCCTGCAGATTCTGGAGCAGATGAAGAGGAAGAAGAAGAAAACGAAGAAGAAGCAGCTGCAGCAGCAACCGCTGGTTTAGGTGCTTTATTCGGATAG
- a CDS encoding Ig-like domain-containing protein: MRLNYKKISIMFSLLFILLISLAMVSAEEISSDSADLNSLDDSDGINEGNDNNLNLEYTESDSEEYIDSDSELSHSESSSDDYANEESDDIISSSSESELNEAVPYNSGSNALEGSNINDSSFDGSTTVLTRNILGKMGKKVILVANVYDAYGLRVNGGTVTFTVKGKNYRVNVKNGIALKVITSPFVGIHKVKVKYDGVGAYKSSSSSFILLSDLRIKYLYYKTLAVKKGAKKYYKMSLTNYYTNKPLKKFKMKFKVKINKKNWKTYTLKSNSKGIIKWSTKKLSVGTHIVKISSPYKLFKFNLKGKIVVFRR; the protein is encoded by the coding sequence ATGAGATTAAATTATAAAAAAATAAGTATTATGTTTTCCTTATTATTTATTTTATTAATTTCTTTGGCTATGGTTTCAGCTGAAGAAATCTCTTCAGATTCAGCTGATTTAAATTCGTTAGATGATTCTGATGGTATAAATGAGGGAAATGATAATAATTTAAATTTAGAATATACAGAAAGCGATTCTGAAGAGTATATTGATTCTGATTCTGAACTAAGTCATTCTGAAAGCTCTTCTGATGATTATGCTAATGAAGAAAGTGATGATATTATTTCATCTTCCAGTGAATCAGAACTTAATGAAGCAGTCCCCTATAACTCTGGTTCTAATGCTCTTGAAGGTAGCAATATTAATGATTCATCTTTTGATGGTTCCACAACTGTTCTTACAAGAAATATTTTAGGTAAAATGGGCAAAAAAGTTATTCTTGTAGCTAATGTCTATGATGCTTATGGTTTAAGAGTTAATGGCGGTACAGTAACATTTACTGTAAAGGGTAAAAATTATAGGGTGAATGTTAAAAATGGAATAGCATTAAAAGTTATCACATCCCCATTTGTAGGAATTCATAAGGTCAAAGTAAAATATGATGGTGTTGGTGCTTACAAATCTAGCAGTTCTAGTTTTATATTGCTTTCTGATTTAAGAATTAAATATCTTTATTATAAAACTTTAGCTGTTAAAAAAGGGGCTAAAAAATATTATAAAATGTCTTTAACCAATTATTATACTAACAAACCTTTAAAAAAGTTTAAAATGAAATTTAAAGTTAAAATCAATAAGAAAAATTGGAAGACTTATACTTTAAAATCTAACTCTAAAGGTATAATCAAATGGTCTACTAAAAAATTATCTGTTGGAACTCATATTGTAAAGATCTCTTCCCCATATAAACTTTTCAAATTTAATTTAAAAGGAAAAATAGTGGTTTTTAGAAGATGA
- a CDS encoding zinc ribbon domain-containing protein — protein sequence MVFCSNCSAENNDSAKFCKECGNPLNTSGSIKNNYITTGNAPSAGINDNSNLNNSNKSINSDSSKSINKNLIIICLTIVICAILIAGALTLFSNDDNSNGDSNLLSDSASLNATGSADNSLNNLNDSRSTDSNPVETSTQTTHSSSPRILSGSFSTGSSSSDKTYCNLYLGSEHGGKKVKISVLYSNNGHALNQGKIVSKTVNSDGYVKLASASAFDYYPDDAYITLYDSDGNILDRKEVYLYEDSGIQRF from the coding sequence GTGGTATTTTGTTCTAATTGTAGTGCAGAAAATAATGATTCTGCAAAGTTTTGTAAAGAATGTGGCAATCCATTAAATACTAGCGGTTCAATTAAAAACAATTATATTACTACTGGAAATGCTCCATCTGCTGGAATAAATGATAATTCAAATTTAAACAATTCAAATAAGTCTATTAACTCTGATAGTTCAAAATCAATCAATAAAAATTTAATTATTATCTGTTTGACAATTGTTATTTGTGCAATTTTAATTGCAGGTGCTTTAACATTGTTTTCAAATGATGATAACTCTAATGGTGATTCTAATCTTCTTTCAGATTCAGCATCATTAAATGCCACTGGTTCTGCTGATAATTCTCTAAATAATCTAAATGACTCTAGAAGCACTGATTCCAATCCAGTTGAAACAAGTACTCAAACCACTCATTCTAGTTCTCCACGAATCTTAAGTGGTAGCTTCTCAACAGGAAGTTCATCATCAGATAAAACTTATTGTAATCTTTATCTGGGATCTGAACATGGTGGTAAAAAGGTTAAAATCAGTGTATTATACAGCAATAATGGCCATGCATTAAATCAAGGTAAAATTGTAAGTAAAACGGTCAATAGTGATGGATATGTTAAACTAGCAAGTGCAAGTGCATTTGATTACTATCCAGATGATGCATATATTACTTTATATGATAGTGATGGAAACATTCTTGATAGAAAAGAAGTTTATTTATATGAAGATAGCGGAATACAAAGATTTTAA
- the alaS gene encoding alanine--tRNA ligase — protein MLKIFEDLGYKKQRCEKCGNEFYSQIDRDTCGDAPCDEYGFIGNPATDKPYDLYEIQETFRTFLEKEGHEHISRYPTLAKRWRDDVFLVGASIFCFQPWVTSGLVEPPANPLEVEQPSIRLNDVDNVGRTGRHMTCFTMGSHTVINKPDNFIYWEDETIRLCHEFFKSIGIDSEEISFIKSWWKGGGNEGPCYEVCCRGVELATLVFMQYKTLENGEKEEIPIKVVDTGYGLERIAWISQGTPTAYDACFAPVVDKLKEITNVEVNEEILACNAEIAGMMDIEDIGDIRELRQQVADSLDISLDEYLKNAEPMEAIYIIADHTRCLAFMLADGIIPSNVKEGYLARLVLRRTIRFMKELNMKESLSDIMEIQLDFLREFYPEIEASQNHIMNIINLEEERYAKTIEKGKKTVKRTIKRLIKEGKSSMPLETLIDLYDTQGMPPETVEEMASGDKDFEVNVPDNFFTIVADIHEEDKIAKKEVFELDVPETELDFYKDIYQKESDGKIIEVLEKGDTVNIILDRTIFYPEGGGQPSDIGIISIDGKIYEVLYAEKLDKIVLHQIAIPKDKDKESLVKALKESIGTEVHMAINWNRRITLARHHTGTHLVIAAARKVLGQYIWQAGAQKGLSRSRIDLSHYKRITQEELNEIEKLANEYVMMNIALDIDWLSRDDAEREYGFTLYQGGVVPGSRIRVVKIPGIDVQACAGTHLDRTGEVGPIKINKTERVQDGVERIDFSAGLAAIDSIQYDKEILKESSDIFSVTNDQLPKTCDRFFSEWKAQRNEIKKLQKEIANLKVSSLSDNAIEINGLKVLKEIIDGDIKELQKIAIDFTDNNKVDIVFIGNNDGKIVGAATKESGVKVNDIIKEAATVLGGGGGGRPNLAQGAGPNADKMAEALDLAIDFLSKN, from the coding sequence ATGCTTAAAATATTTGAAGATTTAGGATATAAAAAACAAAGATGTGAAAAATGTGGTAATGAGTTTTACTCTCAAATAGATAGGGATACTTGTGGAGATGCTCCCTGTGATGAATATGGATTTATTGGAAATCCAGCAACTGATAAGCCATATGATCTATATGAAATTCAAGAAACTTTTAGAACTTTCTTAGAAAAAGAAGGTCACGAACATATATCTCGCTATCCAACTTTAGCTAAAAGGTGGAGGGATGATGTATTTTTGGTTGGCGCTTCAATATTTTGTTTCCAACCATGGGTAACCTCTGGTTTAGTGGAACCTCCAGCTAATCCTCTTGAAGTTGAACAGCCCTCTATCCGTTTAAACGATGTAGATAATGTAGGAAGGACTGGTAGGCATATGACTTGCTTTACTATGGGTTCCCACACTGTAATCAATAAGCCAGATAACTTTATCTATTGGGAAGATGAAACAATCCGCCTTTGTCATGAGTTCTTTAAATCAATTGGAATTGATAGTGAAGAAATTAGCTTTATTAAATCATGGTGGAAAGGTGGAGGTAATGAAGGGCCATGTTATGAAGTGTGTTGCCGTGGTGTAGAGCTTGCTACACTTGTTTTCATGCAATACAAAACCCTTGAAAATGGAGAGAAAGAAGAAATTCCAATTAAGGTAGTGGATACTGGTTATGGCCTTGAAAGAATTGCTTGGATTTCTCAAGGTACTCCAACTGCATATGATGCTTGCTTTGCTCCTGTTGTAGATAAACTTAAGGAAATTACTAATGTTGAAGTTAATGAAGAAATATTGGCTTGCAATGCAGAAATCGCAGGTATGATGGATATTGAAGATATTGGTGATATTAGAGAGCTCCGCCAACAGGTAGCAGATAGCTTGGATATTTCCCTTGATGAGTACTTGAAAAATGCAGAGCCAATGGAAGCTATTTATATCATTGCAGATCATACAAGATGTTTAGCATTTATGTTAGCTGATGGTATTATCCCATCTAATGTAAAGGAAGGTTATCTTGCAAGGCTTGTTCTAAGAAGAACAATTCGTTTTATGAAAGAATTAAATATGAAAGAGTCATTATCTGATATAATGGAAATTCAACTGGACTTCTTAAGAGAGTTCTATCCTGAAATTGAAGCATCTCAAAATCATATTATGAATATTATCAATCTTGAAGAAGAGAGATATGCAAAAACAATTGAAAAAGGTAAAAAAACTGTTAAAAGAACAATTAAACGCCTTATAAAAGAAGGAAAATCTTCAATGCCTTTAGAGACTTTAATAGATTTATACGACACTCAAGGTATGCCTCCTGAAACTGTTGAAGAAATGGCAAGTGGAGATAAAGACTTTGAAGTTAATGTTCCAGACAATTTCTTTACAATTGTAGCAGATATCCATGAGGAAGATAAGATTGCTAAGAAAGAAGTATTTGAATTAGATGTTCCAGAAACAGAACTTGACTTCTATAAAGATATTTATCAAAAGGAATCTGATGGAAAAATTATTGAAGTTCTTGAAAAAGGAGATACAGTTAATATAATTCTTGATAGGACAATTTTCTATCCTGAAGGAGGAGGCCAACCCTCTGATATAGGTATCATTTCTATTGATGGTAAAATTTATGAAGTTCTTTATGCTGAAAAATTAGACAAGATTGTACTGCATCAAATAGCTATTCCTAAAGATAAAGATAAAGAAAGTTTAGTTAAAGCTCTTAAGGAATCCATTGGAACTGAAGTACATATGGCTATTAATTGGAATAGGAGAATTACTTTAGCAAGACATCACACAGGAACTCATTTAGTTATTGCAGCTGCTAGAAAAGTTTTAGGGCAATACATTTGGCAGGCAGGTGCACAAAAAGGCCTTAGCCGTTCACGTATAGACCTATCTCATTACAAACGTATCACACAGGAAGAATTAAATGAAATAGAAAAATTAGCTAATGAGTATGTAATGATGAATATTGCTTTAGATATTGATTGGCTAAGTCGTGATGATGCAGAGAGAGAATATGGATTTACCTTATACCAGGGAGGTGTAGTTCCGGGGTCACGAATTAGAGTTGTAAAGATTCCAGGAATTGATGTACAGGCTTGTGCAGGTACTCACCTTGATAGGACTGGTGAAGTTGGTCCAATTAAAATCAATAAAACTGAAAGGGTTCAAGATGGTGTAGAGAGAATTGACTTTTCTGCAGGTCTTGCAGCAATTGACTCTATTCAATATGATAAGGAAATTTTAAAAGAAAGTTCAGATATATTTAGCGTCACTAATGATCAGTTGCCTAAAACTTGTGATAGATTCTTTAGTGAATGGAAAGCTCAGAGAAACGAAATTAAAAAGTTACAAAAAGAAATAGCTAATTTAAAGGTTTCCAGTTTATCAGATAATGCAATTGAAATTAATGGCTTAAAAGTTTTAAAGGAAATCATTGATGGTGATATTAAAGAGCTTCAAAAAATAGCTATTGACTTTACTGACAATAATAAAGTAGATATTGTATTTATCGGTAATAATGATGGTAAAATCGTGGGAGCAGCTACTAAAGAATCTGGAGTTAAAGTAAATGATATTATAAAAGAAGCAGCAACAGTACTTGGAGGTGGAGGTGGAGGCCGTCCTAATTTAGCTCAAGGTGCAGGTCCAAATGCAGATAAAATGGCTGAAGCCTTAGATTTAGCTATTGATTTTTTAAGTAAAAATTAG
- the thiI gene encoding tRNA uracil 4-sulfurtransferase ThiI, whose amino-acid sequence MKPDLIIARYGEVGLKSNRVRKRFENRLKNNIKASIDADVNINQARIYIFPKDFDDAIEKLKRVFGIVSYSPAVSAKSTFDDVERAVSEYADKLHEMGLLDENTKFAISCRRVGKHEFSSQEMAAFAGAVVVGKYSSSVDLTNPELTIYLEVREEDTYIFHEKIEGPGGLPLGTQGKVVSLLSSGIDSPVATYLMMKRGCQVIALYCDNQPYTSSDALKNFEDLVDQLNLYASGAPIKKRVVKYGDYLSMCKSEAPDKMTCILCKSGMYKLAGKLAQKIHADAVIDGSSLGQVASQTLPNILATREDLDVPVLSPLIGLDKVEISKIAEKIGTYEISKRDDGGCKAVPKYPETNADLELVKKVKNDIGQDEKLKEAFETIEY is encoded by the coding sequence ATGAAACCTGATTTAATTATAGCTCGTTATGGTGAAGTAGGATTAAAAAGCAATCGAGTTAGAAAGAGATTTGAGAATCGTTTAAAAAATAATATTAAAGCATCGATTGATGCAGATGTAAATATTAATCAAGCAAGAATTTATATCTTTCCAAAAGATTTTGATGATGCGATAGAAAAACTAAAGAGAGTCTTTGGTATTGTATCTTATTCTCCAGCGGTTTCTGCTAAATCTACCTTCGATGATGTAGAAAGAGCTGTATCAGAATATGCAGATAAACTTCATGAAATGGGCCTTTTAGATGAAAATACTAAGTTTGCTATAAGCTGTAGGAGAGTAGGTAAGCATGAATTTTCATCTCAAGAAATGGCGGCTTTTGCAGGTGCAGTTGTAGTAGGTAAATATTCTTCTTCAGTTGATTTAACTAATCCAGAACTTACTATTTATCTTGAAGTAAGGGAAGAAGATACTTATATCTTTCATGAGAAAATAGAAGGTCCTGGAGGATTACCTCTTGGAACTCAAGGAAAAGTTGTATCTCTTCTTTCAAGCGGCATTGATTCTCCTGTTGCAACATATCTAATGATGAAACGAGGATGTCAAGTAATTGCACTTTACTGTGATAATCAACCTTATACCAGCTCTGATGCACTTAAAAACTTTGAAGATCTTGTTGATCAGCTAAACCTTTATGCAAGTGGAGCTCCAATTAAGAAAAGGGTTGTTAAATATGGAGACTACTTAAGTATGTGCAAATCTGAAGCTCCTGATAAGATGACCTGTATCTTATGTAAATCTGGAATGTATAAACTTGCAGGTAAACTAGCTCAAAAAATTCATGCTGATGCAGTTATTGATGGCAGTAGCTTAGGTCAGGTAGCTTCTCAAACCCTTCCAAATATACTTGCAACTCGTGAAGATTTGGATGTTCCAGTTTTATCCCCTTTAATTGGCCTTGATAAAGTGGAGATAAGCAAAATAGCTGAAAAGATAGGAACTTATGAAATCTCTAAAAGGGATGATGGTGGATGTAAGGCAGTTCCTAAATATCCTGAGACTAATGCAGACTTAGAATTGGTTAAAAAGGTAAAAAATGATATAGGTCAAGATGAAAAACTTAAAGAAGCTTTTGAAACTATTGAATATTAA